The Clostridioides sp. ES-S-0010-02 genome window below encodes:
- the speB gene encoding agmatinase: MIKYKTINSLKSPRFAGIKTFMRLQNVVTTDDVDFAVIGIPFDSCATFRVGARFGPSSIREMSVLGCKPYNPVLDVGIFDYCSGVDYGDLGSVPGYVEDTFDVITEGMLPIFENGVVPIAMGGDHSVTLPELRACHKVHGPVALIHFDSHYDTIAEYFGKPYSHGTPFYHAAKENLVDTSKSIQVGIREGYYGEEDKYHSTDLGYEVLKAVECHKMTTEEIIERIKQRVGDSKAFLTFDIDFVDPAYAPGTGTPVIGGFSSAQTLEIIRGLKELNIVGYDLVEVAPQYDAGNVTSLTAAGIMYEFISHIAYKKKHNIKY, from the coding sequence ATGATTAAATATAAAACAATAAATTCTTTAAAATCACCTAGATTTGCAGGAATTAAAACATTCATGAGATTACAAAATGTAGTTACAACAGACGATGTAGATTTTGCTGTTATTGGTATACCATTTGATTCATGTGCTACATTTAGAGTTGGTGCTAGATTTGGTCCATCATCAATAAGAGAAATGTCAGTTCTAGGTTGTAAACCATATAATCCAGTTCTTGATGTTGGTATATTTGACTATTGTTCTGGGGTAGACTATGGTGATTTAGGCTCTGTACCAGGATATGTAGAAGATACATTTGATGTAATTACAGAGGGGATGTTACCTATCTTTGAAAATGGTGTAGTTCCAATAGCTATGGGAGGAGACCATAGTGTAACATTACCAGAATTAAGAGCTTGTCATAAGGTTCATGGACCAGTTGCTTTAATACACTTTGACTCTCATTATGATACAATAGCAGAATATTTTGGAAAGCCTTATAGTCATGGAACACCTTTCTACCATGCTGCTAAAGAAAATCTTGTTGATACATCTAAATCAATTCAAGTTGGAATAAGAGAAGGTTATTATGGTGAAGAAGATAAGTACCACTCAACTGATTTAGGGTATGAAGTTTTAAAAGCTGTTGAATGTCATAAGATGACTACAGAAGAAATAATAGAAAGAATTAAACAACGTGTTGGTGATTCAAAAGCATTCCTTACATTTGATATAGATTTTGTTGACCCAGCATATGCACCAGGGACAGGAACTCCTGTTATAGGCGGATTCTCATCTGCCCAAACATTAGAAATAATAAGAGGATTAAAGGAGTTAAATATAGTAGGCTATGACCTTGTTGAAGTTGCGCCACAATATGATGCTGGAAATGTTACTTCACTTACAGCTGCGGGTATAATGTATGAATTTATATCTCATATAGCTTATAAGAAAAAGCATAACATAAAGTATTAA
- a CDS encoding iron-containing alcohol dehydrogenase: MNNFEIKTKVKFGVGSLEYLQEIKDKKVLVITDPFMVKSKTIDKILVNLKHSTYEVFSNIVPDPPIDTVVQGIEVLKNIKPDTVIALGGGSAIDAAKAIKDFSKQILSTNEIEFIAIPTTSGTGSEVTSFSVITDKQKGAKYPLVSDELIPDIAILDPELVKTVPDFITADTGMDVLTHALEAYVSVNANDFSDALAEKAIKLVFEYLLKAYKDGNDLEAREKMHNASCLAGMAFNQTSLGINHSIAHVLGGKFHIPHGRANAILLPYIIEYNANITGYSNTYYSLSAKKYAQISKLIGLSSSNTRSGVKSLINEIKKLQKELNMPTKLRECNVNLEELSNLQSEIAVLAIQDGCTSANPKVPIEEDIIEILNKIK, from the coding sequence TTGAATAATTTTGAAATAAAAACCAAAGTAAAATTTGGAGTAGGTTCTTTAGAATATTTACAAGAGATAAAAGATAAAAAAGTGTTGGTTATAACAGACCCTTTTATGGTTAAATCAAAAACTATAGATAAAATCTTAGTAAATTTAAAACACAGTACATATGAAGTATTTAGTAATATAGTACCAGACCCACCTATAGATACAGTAGTACAAGGCATAGAAGTATTAAAAAATATAAAGCCAGATACAGTAATAGCTTTAGGTGGAGGTTCTGCAATAGATGCAGCCAAAGCTATAAAGGACTTTTCAAAGCAAATTTTAAGCACTAATGAAATCGAATTTATTGCTATCCCAACAACAAGTGGAACTGGCTCAGAAGTAACATCATTTTCTGTAATCACAGATAAGCAAAAAGGTGCAAAGTATCCTCTAGTGTCAGATGAATTAATTCCAGACATAGCAATACTAGACCCAGAGTTGGTTAAAACAGTGCCAGATTTTATAACAGCAGATACTGGAATGGATGTTTTGACACATGCATTAGAAGCATATGTATCAGTAAATGCTAATGATTTTTCTGATGCACTTGCTGAAAAGGCAATAAAACTAGTATTTGAATATTTATTGAAAGCATATAAGGATGGAAACGATTTAGAGGCTAGAGAAAAAATGCATAATGCATCTTGTCTAGCTGGAATGGCATTTAATCAAACATCATTAGGAATAAATCACTCCATAGCACATGTTCTAGGTGGAAAGTTTCATATACCACATGGAAGAGCAAATGCAATATTATTGCCATATATAATAGAATACAATGCTAATATCACAGGATATTCAAATACATACTACTCATTATCAGCAAAAAAATATGCACAAATATCAAAGTTAATAGGTCTTAGTAGCTCAAACACAAGAAGTGGTGTAAAGAGTTTAATTAATGAAATAAAAAAACTACAAAAAGAATTAAACATGCCAACTAAATTGAGAGAATGCAATGTAAATTTGGAAGAACTAAGTAATTTACAGAGTGAAATAGCAGTTTTGGCTATTCAAGATGGATGTACTAGTGCAAATCCTAAAGTTCCCATAGAAGAAGACATAATAGAAATACTAAATAAAATTAAGTAA